Genomic window (Dyadobacter fanqingshengii):
TGAGCGTCTGTTAAGGACCAACAGAACAATCACCGATGCGCGTATCATCGTCGTTCCCCGAAAGGATGTGACCTGGATGGCGGATGTGGTTGTCCTTATTCAGGATGCTTGGTCGCTGAATTTCAGGGGCGGATTTAATTCGTTTAATAAATTCAATGTAGGTGTTGAAGATATAAATGTGAGGGGAACAACCCACTCTCAACTCACCCGGATAAGATGGGACGGAAATGACACGCTTCGTAAAAAATTCCAGTTTCGCACGATTTACACGGTTCCATATATTGGTAAAACATTCATTACCGGACAAGCGAGCTTCATTTATGAACGAGACCTTGAAGAAAGGTCCATTCGGTTTTTCAGGAGGTTTTTGACCAATGAAACCAAATATGCGGGAGCAATAGAAGCTGGTCAAAGCATGATCAGGCAAATCAAAAGAAACCCGAGCGACACCGAAGAGCCCATTATATTTCCCACAAAATTCAATTATTACGACGTCTGGCTGGGCCGTTCATTCAAATTTCCGTTTCCTGCGAGCCGTCTGGCCGAAAATTCAAGAATCGTGATCGCGGCCCGTCATAACAAGTATCATTATACCGAGCGACCGGAGGTTTCACCCTATATCAATAAAGTTTATTGGAATAAAAGTGCCACGCTCCTCAGTCTCGGTTATTCCAATCGTAACTATAAGCGGGACGTCTTGATTTATGGCTTCGGACGGACGGAGGACGTTCCCGTCGGGAACTTATTTGCATTGACAGCCGGCCGGGAGGATACCGAATTCGGTGCGAGAGGTTATGCGGGCCTGCAGTATGCGAGGGGAAAATATCTGCCGCACAACCTCGGCTATATGTATGGTTTGGTCAACATTGGTTCATACATTAAAGAAGCCAAAGCACAGCAGGGAGTGATCAGCGCGCAACTCAATTACATCAGTAACCTGATCCCGTTCCGATACAGTTTTTTCCGTCAGTTTCTGACAGGTCGCTACACGCGAGGCGTCAACCGCGACCCGCTTGACTATCTGAACATTAGCGGTGATCAGGGGATCCGGGGCATTAACAGTGAACAGCTCATTGGCACAACGAGGCTTACGCTGGGCACTGAAACGGTTTTCTTCTCTGATAAAAGTTTGTTGGGCTTTCGTATTGCTTATTTTGTTTTTGCAGACATCGGGCTGGTGAATGGCGCAGAGTCGATCTGGAAAAGCCCCTTATACCAGGGCTACGGGCTGGGTTTGCGGTTAAGGAACGAAAATCTGACATTTAATACTGTACAAATCCGGATCGGTTATTATCCGAATATTCCGGGAAATTCTTCGGTGTTCAGGTTTGGCGCAGATGGCAATGTTCCGCTGAGGTTGAGGGATTTTGACATTTCCGCTCCTTCTATTGCGCCCCTTCAATAATTGCATTTAACTGATAATAAGTTTGTTAAATTACCAGCGTCAAAAAATAACAGTAATTTCCGCTATCCTTCCCTTCTTTTTCGAATATGTGAATTAACTTTGTGGAATTTTTGGACGTACCCCTGCTGAGATTAACAGGCAATTCTACCAAAAGTTGTTAAAAAGTTTTCCTCATTCTACAAATTACCAATTACTGTGCCCAAAAATACGAATATCAATTCCGTTCTAATTATCGGTTCAGGTCCAATTATCATCGGTCAGGCTTGCGAGTTTGATTATGCCGGCTCTCAGGCTGCGCGTTCGCTGCGTGAGGAAGGGATAGAAGTTGTGCTAATCAACTCCAACCCCGCCACGATTATGACTGACCCGATCAGCGCAGATCATGTTTATCTGCTTCCGTTGGAAAAGAAATATATCGTTGAAATCCTGGAAAAACACAAAGCGATGGGCAAGCCTATCGATGCAGTGCTGCCTACCATGGGTGGACAAACCGCGTTAAACCTTGCCATTGATTGTGACAAAGCCGGGATTTGGAAAAAGTATAATGTGGATCTCATCGGTGTCGACATTAAGGCCATTGAAACGACGGAGGATCGGGAGAAATTCAGGCTGAAAATGCTTGAACTCGATGTGAATGTTTGCAAAGGCCGCACAGCGAGATCGTTTTTGGAAGGAAAAGAAATTGCGCAGGAAATTGGTTTCCCGCTTGTGATCCGCCCTTCATATACGTTGGGAGGCACGGGAGGCGGTTTTGTTGAAAGAGAAGAAGATTTCGACAAAGCTTTAAACAATGGATTGCATGCCTCGCCTGTTCACGAAGTTTTGGTTGAACAAAGCGCAATGGGCTGGAAAGAATACGAATTGGAGCTGCTACGCGACAACAAAGGAAATTTTATCATCATTTGCTCAATCGAAAATTTTGATCCGATGGGCGTGCATACGGGCGACAGCATTACGGTTGCGCCAGCAATGACGCTTCCTGATACGCTTTACCAGCAAATGCGGGACCTCGCGATCAAAATGATGGATGGGATTGGCAAGTTTGCGGGAGGCTGTAATGTTCAGTTTTCGGTAAATCCTGCTGATGATCAAATTATTGCGATTGAAATTAACCCACGCGTTTCGCGCTCTTCTGCCCTTGCATCCAAAGCAACCGGTTATCCTATCGCGAAAATCGCTGCTAAAATGGCTATTGGCTATAACCTGGATGAGCTGATCAACCCAATCACGGGAAGCACTTCCGCGTTCTTCGAGCCATCGATCGACTATGTGATCGTAAAAGTGCCGCGTTGGAATTTTGATAAATTCAAAGGCGCTGACCGCTCGTTGGGACTTCAAATGAAATCCGTTGGAGAAGCCATGGGAATCGGCCGCAATTTCCAGGAAGCATTGCAAAAAGCATGTCAGTCCCTGGAAATAAGAAGAAACGGTTTGGGCGCAGATGGTCGCGAATTGCGCGATCAGGAAGCGATCAAACACAGCCTGAAACATCCAAGCTGGGACCGTCTGTTCCACATATATGATGCATTCAAAATCGGTCTGTCATTTAAAACCATACAAAGCCTGACCCAGATTGATTCGTGGTTCCTGCGCCAGATTGAAGAGCTGATCGAGCTGGAACATGAAATCGAGAAATTTGATCTAAGCGATCTCCCCAAGGAGCTTCTGCTTACTGCAAAGCAAAAAGGTTACGCAGATCGCCAGATCGCTCATTTGATCGGCACGAAAGAGAGTAAAGTGTATGACAGACGTAAGGAACTGGGCATCAAGCGTGTATACAAATGCGTTGACACCTGTGCGGCGGAATTTGAAGCAAAAACACCTTACTACTACTCCACTTTCAATACTTCTCAGGAATACCCGGATAACGAATCAATCGTAAGCGACCGCAAAAAAGTGGTTGTGCTGGGTTCTGGTCCGAATCGTATCGGACAGGGAATTGAGTTTGATTACTCTTGTGTGCACGGCGTTCTGGCTGCCAAAGAAGAGGGTTACGAAACAATTATGATCAATTGTAACCCCGAAACGGTGTCAACGGACCCGGATATTGCAGACAAGCTATATTTCGAGCCCGTTTTCTGGGAACACGTTTTCGACATCATTGAGCATGAAAAACCGGAAGGTGTTATTGTTCAATTAGGTGGCCAGACTGCCCTTAAAATGGCAGAAAAGCTAGAAAAATATGGCATTAAGATAATTGGAACAAGCTATCACTCGCTCGACTGGGCGGAAGATCGCGGACGCTTCTCATCGCTGTTGCAGGATTTGAATATTCCATTCCCAAAATTCGGAACGGTAAGAACTTCCGACGCGGCTGTTGAACTTTCCCGCACGCTTGGTTTCCCGCTTCTGGTTCGCCCGAGCTATGTTTTGGGTGGACAGAGCATGAAAATTGTGATCAATGAAAAGGAAATGGAACAGCATGTGGTGAAGATCCTGCATGACATTCCCGATAACAATATTTTACTTGACCACTTCCTGGAAGGCGCTCTGGAAGCAGAAGCAGATGCGATCTGTGACGGTGAAGACGCTTACATTATAGGGGTTATGGAGCACATTGAGCCTGCCGGGATTCACTCTGGTGACTCGCACGCTGCGCTTCCGCCATTTGACCTTACGGCTGACGAAATTCGCCAGATTGAGGAGCATACGCGAAAAATTGCGCTGGCAATGAATGTGATTGGTTTGATCAATGTGCAGTTTGCTGTAAAAAACGGCATTGTTTACGTGATCGAAGCAAACCCAAGAGCATCGCGGACGGTTCCGTTCATTTGCAAGGCTTACAAAGAACCTTACGTGAATTACGCAACGAAACTAATGCTGGGCACCAAGAAATTGAAAGACTTCACATTCAATCCTGTGAAAAAAGGCTGGGCGATTAAAATCCCGGTTTTCTCTTTCAATAAATTTCCGAATGTAAATAAGGAACTTGGGCCGGAAATGAAGTCGACCGGAGAAGCAATTTATTTCATCGACGATTTGCAGGATGATTTTTTTCAAAAGATTTACAGCGAGCGCAATCTGTATCTGAGCCGCTAGTTTAATCTTCATATAAAGTAAAAGCCGACACGTATGTGCCGGCTTTTTACTTTTATATCTGAACAAAAAATTACTTCACTTCTTCGTAATCCACATATTCACCTCCTCCAAAACGGGATGATTGATTTGCATCCGGCGGAACATTATCCACTTTCACACCCGCATTGGCGCGTTGGCGCTGTTGCTGGGCTTTGTACTGCCTTTCCTGCTCCTTAATGAGCTTGCGACCTACAAGTAAGTGGAAAATAAACCTTCTGAAAAACGGAACAAACGCTATCAGAAGCAAGAATATGAGGATTATATTAAATAACAGTTTCATTTGTCAAATGTTGATTACATTAATTAATAACGTAAAGCTGGCATAAATAGCACACGAATATAATGAAAACCTAACGAATGATCCAATCTGCATTGGGAAAGGCCATATGGAATTATGAATGGACTTCCTCGTTCTTCTCATCCTTGTTGGCTATCTTCTCGATCGTTTTGGGCCTTAAAATCAAGCGGAGTGACTGGTCATACGTTGCGTAGTTCCAAACCCAGTTGATCAAAATGAGCACCCGGTTCTTTACGCCAACAATGGAAATCAAATGCACGAACATCCAGGTAAGCCAGGCCATGAAGCCTTGGAACTTGATAAATGGAAGATCCACAACTGCCCTGTTCCGGCCCACTGTCGCCATTGACCCCAGATCTTTGTATCTAAATGGCACTGCTTTTTTTCCATCCATCACACGCCAGACGTTCTTGGCGAGCGCCTTACCTTGTTGGATAGCGGGCTGCGCCAATTGCGGATGGCCATTTTCCCACTCGCCTTCCTGCATGGCTGCCACATCGCCCAACGCAAAAATATTATCATAACCCTGAACACGGTTATATTGGTCCACCTTAATGCGTCCGCCTCGTACAATCACTTCCGGATTTAAACCATTCAGAGGATTGGCCTTGATCCCTGCTGCCCAAACGAGGTTATCAGCCCGGATACGCATTCCCTGCTTGGTTGTCACAAATTGCCCATCAAAACCAGTTACAACCTGTTCAGTATGAATGTGTACGCCCATTTTTTCGAGATATTCCCTTGATCGCTGTGACGATTCATCCGACATCGCTCCTAATAACTCTTTTGAACCTTCCAGCAGATGTATTTCCATAGCTTTGAAATCCATTTCCGGATAGTCTTTTGGGAGAATAAAATGCTTCATTTCGGCCAGCGTTCCTGACAATTCAACGCCGGTCGGCCCGCCACCAACCACCACGACGCTCATTAAGCCGGCGCGCTGTTCATCTGTGTCCACAGCAAGGGCATCTTCAAAATTTTGCAAAATCCTGTTCCTCAGCGCCAAAGCCTCAGAAACCGTTTTCATGGGAATGGCCCGTTCCTCAATCTCTTTCATCCCAAAATAATTGGTAACTGCGCCCGTTGCGATCACCAGATAATCATAGGTAATCTCGCCCAAATCCGTGCTGACGGATTTACGGTCGGTATTTACGCTTCGGACTTCGGTGATGCGTATATGTACGTTTTTCTTGGATTGAAAGATTTTCCGGAGCGGAAAAGAAATGGAACTGGGTTCGAGGCCAGCCATGGCCACCTGATAAAACAGTGGCTGAAATTGATGATAATTATTGCGGTCAATCAGCACGACTTGAAGGTCCTCCCGCTTGGCAATTTCCCTTGCCAGAGCAAGCCCGCCAAAGCCAGCGCCTACAATGACTACCCGCTTGTATTGTGTATATGGAATATTTGGTAACATGGTCCGGTCGTTTGTGAATGAACGACCAGACCTAAAAATACCATACCTATATTGCTACCGCCTTGCTACTTTCGACAACCTTCTCATAATAAGACTCATAATGAGGAAGAATTTTAGCAATATCGAATTCTTTTGCACGCGCCAGCGCATTGGCTTTGAATGTTGGCAAATTGGCATCGTCCAAAATGTATGCTGCGTGTTTAACCATATCATCCACATCACCTACGTCACTCAGAAATCCGGTAATGCCGTGCAAGTTTAATTCAGGAAGCCCTCCTGCATTTGAAGTAATGATCGGAACTTCGCAAGCCAAAGCTTCCAAAGCGGCAAGTCCAAAACTCTCTGATTCGGAAGGCATTAGGAACAAATCAGCAACCGAAAGCACCTCTTCGATGGCATCCAGTTTTCCCAGAAACCTTACATCCGAAAGCATATCCAGATCTTTGCACATCCGCTCAATGCGCTGCCTGTCAGGACCATCTCCTACCAGTAACAGTTTGCTAGGCAGCAACTTGCGCAGTTTTTCAAAGATCAGGATCACGTCGTCAATCCGTTTCACTTTTCTGAAATTGGATGTGTGAACAACTAACTTCTCGTCATTCGGACAAATAGCCAGTTTGAAATGCTCCTTTTTCTGGCGGTTGAAACGGTCGAGATCTATAAAGTTCGGGATCACTTCAATGTCTTTTGTTATCGCAAAATGGGCATAAGTGTCTCTTTTCAATGATTCCGAAACGGCCGTTATTCCATCCGACTGATTAATGCTGAATGTTACCACGGGTTCGTATGATTCATCTTTTCCAACCAGCGTAATGTCCGTTCCGTGCAAAGTGGTGATGACCGGAATGTGAATTCCCCGCTGTGCCAAAATCTGTTTCGCCAGATACGCAGACGAAGCATGCGGAATGGCATAATGTACGTGCAAAAGATCCAGGTTAGCGCTCAATGCTACATGCACCATTTCACTGGACAATGCAGATTCATAAGGCGGATATTGAAACAGCGGGTAAGCCGGGATATTTACTTCGTGATAGTAAAGATTTTCATTGAAGAAGTCGAGTCTCTGGGGCTGCGAATATGTTATAAAGTGAACCTGATGCCCCACTTTTGCAAGTGCTTTACCAAGTTCGGTAGCTACCACTCCGCTTCCTCCGAAGGTAGGATAGCATACAATACCAATTTTCATAATGCTATTAAAAAAGTTGAAAGTCCCTCTGCGAGCCGTTATGACAACAGATCTTTTAGGCTAACAACAAATGATCCATTTTTTATCCCTAAAATGGATAAAGATGTTGAGATTTGTCGTTAATGGGATAAAATGAATAATTTTATTGTCTAAACCTTCTGTTTCCCGAGTTAGCCTCCATGAATGTGTCTGCAAGACCAAAAATTACTTTGTGGGATTACATTACCGGAAGCGCCCGGCTGGTCCGTATGACCAACCTGGTGATTGTGGTGGCAACCCAGTATCTGACACGTATATTACTGATTGGTCCCCGGCATGAATGGCGCAGCATTATCGCGAATGCAGATATGTTCTTCTTAACGCTTTCAACGGTTTGCATTGCAGCGGCAGGTTATATTATCAATGATTATTTTGATATAAAAATTGACATAGTTAACAAGCCGGAACGTGTAGTAGTCGGGCGCTATCTGAAACGCCGCTGGGCGATGGGCGCGCATCAGGTGCTGAATGTAATGGGAGCGGTTTTTGGCTTGGTGGTAAGTCCTTACATCTTTGTTATCAATGTTTTTTCAATCACCCTCTTGTGGTTTTATTCCGAACGGTATAAAAGGCTGCCTTTTATCGGCAACTTTATCGTCTCGCTGCTGACTGGCTTTTCACTGCTGATCCTGACCGTCCATTTCCCCGTTAACCGGCATCTGGTGTTCATTTATGCGGTTTTCTCCTTTTTCATTTCGCTTGTCCGGGAGATTGTGAAGGATATGGAGGACATTAAAGGCGACGAGGCGCATGGCTGCCGGACCTTGCCGATCATTTGGGGCATCCGGAGAACTAAAAATTTCTTGTACCTGATTCTTTTAATGTTCGTAGCCACCCTGTTTGTGATGGCTCGCGCGCTGGACAATGATGTCCTGATTGTCTTGTTCTTCCTGCTCCTGATCCCTATTGCCTGGTTGTCTGCAAGCCTGGCGCGGGCCGACACCCGGCGCGACTTCAAACAGATCAGCAGCCTTTGCAAGATAATAATGCTCCTCGGCCTGGTTACGATGATCTGGGCATAAAATCTTTACCGTAAAATCAATATTTTGGACAACGGAAGTTATTCTGGTCAGGGAAAGTATCTTTGCTTTTACCAAACTAAACGATGTTTTCACATTACTGATCATGAAAAAAACGCTGTTATGGAGCATTCTGATGCTTCTTTGTATTCATATAGAGTCTATTGCGCAAGAATGCGGTGGCATAATAATCAAGCAGGACAGCGGTTTCGAGATGACTAATTTTGACGCAAAAGGAAAGGAAACCGGGAAAATCATCTACAAAATTGTGAATGTCTCACAGGAGGGTTCTGCAACCGTTTTTAGCGTGGATATGGAAGCGCTGAACGCAAAAGGAAAGTCTGAGCTTAAAAACACTTATCAAATGAAATGCGACGGTAATGTGACCACTGTGGACGCCAAATCGCTGATCAGCCAGGAACAGCTCAAATCATTCAAGGATATGGAAATGAAATTTACTTACGATAACATCGAATATCCGACCAAATATGTCGTTGGTGAAAAGTTAAAGGATGCTTCCGTAAAAGGGACGGGGCAGTCAGGGCCGATGTCCATCACATTTGACATGCTTATCAGAAACAGAAGCGTGGTGGGACAGGAAAACATTACTATTCCCAGCGGAACATTCGATGCTTATAAGATCAAATCTGAAATGGCCTTCGAAATGAAAATGGGCTTTCCCGTGAAAATGGAAATGGAAAGCATTTCATACCGCGCGCCCGGTGTTTTATGGGACCTTAAAACTGAAACTTACAGGAAAGGGAAGCTCATGGGTCATAGCGAACTCACCAAAATCTTCTGATTTTCAGTAACCTGGATTAGACTTTTTTAAAAACGGCTTTCGGCGTTTACCGTAAGCCGTTCTTTTTATTAAATTTGTCAAACAAATTTGACAAACGCATTGAGAATAAATTAACGCTTAACGATAACGTATGAAACGATTGGCCATCTTCGCTTCCGGCTCAGGATCCAATGCTGAAAAAATCTGTGAATATTTTGCTGCGCGGGAAGACGTGGAAGTGTCACTTATTTTCACCAATAATCCTCAGGCTGGCGTTATAAAGCGAGCCTGCAAAATGCAGATCCCTGTCGTATTTTTTGATAAAAAGACATTATATCAAACACGGAAAGTGCTTCAAATACTGCAAAATGAAGGCATTGATCTGGTTGTACTCGCTGGTTTTATGCTTTTAGTGCCGCCGTTTCTGGTGGAAGCTTTTCCAAACAGGATCATTAACATCCATCCGGCTCTACTGCCAAAATACGGCGGAAAGGGTATGTATGGCCAGTTTGTTCACGAAGCGGTTGTGAATGCCGGGGAAAAAGAATCGGGCATTACCATCCATTTCGTAAACGAGCATTATGATGAAGGAAATGTGATCTTCCAGGCGACCTGCGAAGTGGCCCCTACCGACACATCGGATGACGTAGCCACCAAAATCCACGCATTGGAACACGCAAATTATCCACGGGTGATCGACGAAGTCCTTTATCAAAAGCGCTAGTAACCGCCTATGCTTTATTTTTCGTTGTCAGTTCTTTTCACGGTCGCCTTATACCTGATCATGCGGGCATTTCCGCGCTATAAAGTGGATTCTTTTCATGCCGTGGTTTTCAATTACTACGCTTGCGTGCTTACAGGACTTTTACTGACGCCGGACTTGCATTTGTTTCAAAATGTCACCTGGCATTCGGAAGGAACATTGATCACACTCGCCTTGGGCGGAATGTTTGTAGTCACATTCATGCTGATTGGCCTTACTGCGCAGAAAGTAAGCGTCACCGCTACGTCGCTGGCGGGGAATATGTCGCTGGTGATCCCTGTCCTTTTTGGGTTATTTGTTTTTAAAAACAACAATAAGGAATTTACGGTGATCAATTATGCGGGTCTTGTGATCGCGCTCGTTGCACTGGCTCTCGGCGCGATCCAAAGCACAAAGAAAGAAACGTCTGCCGGTGCGGTGACCAATGCTCGTTCACCGGCAAATTTGCTGTTAATTCTTCCCCTGCTCACATTTCTGGCAGCCGGAACCAACAACACGCTAATCAATTATTTGTCTGTCAAATACTATGCACCCGGTGAAACGACCCTTTTCATGATCATTGCCTGTTCCGGCGCTATCCTGATCGGTTCGGGCATTTTATTGGTCCGTATCCTGACGCGCGGTGAAAAATTGCATTGGCGCAGTGTGGCTGGCGGGCTTATTCTGGGTGTTCCTAACTTCCTCTCGCTTTATTTTTTACTGCTTGCGCTGGCGTCATTTGGCAACAGCGCCGCATTTGTTTTCCCTATCTACAACATTCTCACCATGCTGGTGTCCGCATGTGCCGCCTGGCTGATTTACCACGAAAGGCTGAACCATCTTAACAAATTTGGACTTCTATTGGCAGTCATTGCGATTATCATGATATCTTACCAGGAATTGAGCCTTTGATCGCGAGGCTTTCACCCAAAATCAGAACATGCCCGAAACTGCTATTTTACATATTAATGAGCGGAAAAATGTCTTAAACAAAAGACAAAAGGAATTTAACCAACTATCCGAAAAGATTGAGGAGCTGGACCGCCTGATCCCCGAGCTGGAAAGCGCCTATGATCAAATGATCCAGCGTATCCCCACGGATCTCGATCCGCTGGTGAAGGAATATCAGGAATATCGCGTGGAAATTGTTCACATCATGGACAGGACTTATTCTGCCGATCTTTTCAGGAAGATCTATCAGGACAAACTGGCCTACCTGATCACCGAAGGTGCTTACGACCTTATCGCGCACTACGGATTTGAAGATCTCAAACCCGTTTTCAATAAATACAGCCAGGTTGACATTGAAACATTACTTGCGGAGGAAAGAGCGAAAGCCGAAAAGATCACAGACCCGGCGTTTCTATTAGAAAGCGAAGGCGCGAAGGAACCCATTGAATACGAAAATTTCCATGATCTGCCCGAAGAAGAAAAGCAGCGCCTCAAAGCCGGTCAGCGCGAGGAAAGGCTTGCAAAACGTATCCAGGAAGCCAAACAACTTACCGAGCAGCAGAAAACCACGAAATCCGTCAGGACTGTTTACATGGATCTGGTGAAAGCTTTTCACCCCGATCTGGAAAAAGACGAAGCGGAAAAATTGCGTAAGACAGACATAATGCAGCAGGTTACCCAGGCCTATCAGGAAAACAACCTGCTCAAACTGCTGAAATTACAGATCGAGCTGGACCGGATTGATCAGGACGAGCTTGAAAATTTAAGCAAGAACCAGCTGAATTATTATAATAAGGTTTTGAAGCAGCAGGTGGAAGAACTGGAAATTGTAAAGGAGAACATTCAGAAAAAGATTACGGCCGTCTGTGGGTTGCCGTTCCAGCATGCAAACTCACTTACAACGGTGATTGTGAAATTCAACACCAATGTGAATGAAATGAAAGCGGAAATAAAAAACATCCGGAATGTGATCAAAAACTGGAAAGTGCCATCTCAGTTAAAAGCATACTTGAAAACCTACCAAATCCCGGGACAATCGTTTCTCGATGAAGACGAAGACTAAAATTGTATTAACCCGGTTTTTGCGGGTAACGTATACAGTTGTAGAGTTAATTCCCCGCTTACAAAATTAGACTAAATATAAATATATAAATATCCGTCTTGCTGTGAGCGCTTTGGCTTTCCTGCAATTTTTCATCCGCCGTGGTATATGATTTGCTATTTTCTTGCAAATATATTTAACCTACTAAAATGAAAAATTGCATTATTCTATTACTTGCGGTTACATTGTTTGTAACGCAGGCACAAGCGCAGGAAAATGTTTCCATTGGGCCTGTTGTTGGGGTTTCCATCGCCAATTTCAGAGGAGACGTGGCTAACAACGACTGGAAACCAGGATTAACCATCGGCGGATTCTACAATTACAGCTCTGAAACCGGGTTCG
Coding sequences:
- a CDS encoding geranylgeranylglycerol-phosphate geranylgeranyltransferase; the protein is MNVSARPKITLWDYITGSARLVRMTNLVIVVATQYLTRILLIGPRHEWRSIIANADMFFLTLSTVCIAAAGYIINDYFDIKIDIVNKPERVVVGRYLKRRWAMGAHQVLNVMGAVFGLVVSPYIFVINVFSITLLWFYSERYKRLPFIGNFIVSLLTGFSLLILTVHFPVNRHLVFIYAVFSFFISLVREIVKDMEDIKGDEAHGCRTLPIIWGIRRTKNFLYLILLMFVATLFVMARALDNDVLIVLFFLLLIPIAWLSASLARADTRRDFKQISSLCKIIMLLGLVTMIWA
- a CDS encoding NAD(P)/FAD-dependent oxidoreductase gives rise to the protein MLPNIPYTQYKRVVIVGAGFGGLALAREIAKREDLQVVLIDRNNYHQFQPLFYQVAMAGLEPSSISFPLRKIFQSKKNVHIRITEVRSVNTDRKSVSTDLGEITYDYLVIATGAVTNYFGMKEIEERAIPMKTVSEALALRNRILQNFEDALAVDTDEQRAGLMSVVVVGGGPTGVELSGTLAEMKHFILPKDYPEMDFKAMEIHLLEGSKELLGAMSDESSQRSREYLEKMGVHIHTEQVVTGFDGQFVTTKQGMRIRADNLVWAAGIKANPLNGLNPEVIVRGGRIKVDQYNRVQGYDNIFALGDVAAMQEGEWENGHPQLAQPAIQQGKALAKNVWRVMDGKKAVPFRYKDLGSMATVGRNRAVVDLPFIKFQGFMAWLTWMFVHLISIVGVKNRVLILINWVWNYATYDQSLRLILRPKTIEKIANKDEKNEEVHS
- a CDS encoding TapB family protein; protein product: MKKTLLWSILMLLCIHIESIAQECGGIIIKQDSGFEMTNFDAKGKETGKIIYKIVNVSQEGSATVFSVDMEALNAKGKSELKNTYQMKCDGNVTTVDAKSLISQEQLKSFKDMEMKFTYDNIEYPTKYVVGEKLKDASVKGTGQSGPMSITFDMLIRNRSVVGQENITIPSGTFDAYKIKSEMAFEMKMGFPVKMEMESISYRAPGVLWDLKTETYRKGKLMGHSELTKIF
- the purN gene encoding phosphoribosylglycinamide formyltransferase; translation: MKRLAIFASGSGSNAEKICEYFAAREDVEVSLIFTNNPQAGVIKRACKMQIPVVFFDKKTLYQTRKVLQILQNEGIDLVVLAGFMLLVPPFLVEAFPNRIINIHPALLPKYGGKGMYGQFVHEAVVNAGEKESGITIHFVNEHYDEGNVIFQATCEVAPTDTSDDVATKIHALEHANYPRVIDEVLYQKR
- a CDS encoding EamA family transporter is translated as MLYFSLSVLFTVALYLIMRAFPRYKVDSFHAVVFNYYACVLTGLLLTPDLHLFQNVTWHSEGTLITLALGGMFVVTFMLIGLTAQKVSVTATSLAGNMSLVIPVLFGLFVFKNNNKEFTVINYAGLVIALVALALGAIQSTKKETSAGAVTNARSPANLLLILPLLTFLAAGTNNTLINYLSVKYYAPGETTLFMIIACSGAILIGSGILLVRILTRGEKLHWRSVAGGLILGVPNFLSLYFLLLALASFGNSAAFVFPIYNILTMLVSACAAWLIYHERLNHLNKFGLLLAVIAIIMISYQELSL
- the bshA gene encoding N-acetyl-alpha-D-glucosaminyl L-malate synthase BshA is translated as MKIGIVCYPTFGGSGVVATELGKALAKVGHQVHFITYSQPQRLDFFNENLYYHEVNIPAYPLFQYPPYESALSSEMVHVALSANLDLLHVHYAIPHASSAYLAKQILAQRGIHIPVITTLHGTDITLVGKDESYEPVVTFSINQSDGITAVSESLKRDTYAHFAITKDIEVIPNFIDLDRFNRQKKEHFKLAICPNDEKLVVHTSNFRKVKRIDDVILIFEKLRKLLPSKLLLVGDGPDRQRIERMCKDLDMLSDVRFLGKLDAIEEVLSVADLFLMPSESESFGLAALEALACEVPIITSNAGGLPELNLHGITGFLSDVGDVDDMVKHAAYILDDANLPTFKANALARAKEFDIAKILPHYESYYEKVVESSKAVAI
- a CDS encoding DUF4834 family protein, whose translation is MKLLFNIILIFLLLIAFVPFFRRFIFHLLVGRKLIKEQERQYKAQQQRQRANAGVKVDNVPPDANQSSRFGGGEYVDYEEVK
- the carB gene encoding carbamoyl-phosphate synthase large subunit — its product is MPKNTNINSVLIIGSGPIIIGQACEFDYAGSQAARSLREEGIEVVLINSNPATIMTDPISADHVYLLPLEKKYIVEILEKHKAMGKPIDAVLPTMGGQTALNLAIDCDKAGIWKKYNVDLIGVDIKAIETTEDREKFRLKMLELDVNVCKGRTARSFLEGKEIAQEIGFPLVIRPSYTLGGTGGGFVEREEDFDKALNNGLHASPVHEVLVEQSAMGWKEYELELLRDNKGNFIIICSIENFDPMGVHTGDSITVAPAMTLPDTLYQQMRDLAIKMMDGIGKFAGGCNVQFSVNPADDQIIAIEINPRVSRSSALASKATGYPIAKIAAKMAIGYNLDELINPITGSTSAFFEPSIDYVIVKVPRWNFDKFKGADRSLGLQMKSVGEAMGIGRNFQEALQKACQSLEIRRNGLGADGRELRDQEAIKHSLKHPSWDRLFHIYDAFKIGLSFKTIQSLTQIDSWFLRQIEELIELEHEIEKFDLSDLPKELLLTAKQKGYADRQIAHLIGTKESKVYDRRKELGIKRVYKCVDTCAAEFEAKTPYYYSTFNTSQEYPDNESIVSDRKKVVVLGSGPNRIGQGIEFDYSCVHGVLAAKEEGYETIMINCNPETVSTDPDIADKLYFEPVFWEHVFDIIEHEKPEGVIVQLGGQTALKMAEKLEKYGIKIIGTSYHSLDWAEDRGRFSSLLQDLNIPFPKFGTVRTSDAAVELSRTLGFPLLVRPSYVLGGQSMKIVINEKEMEQHVVKILHDIPDNNILLDHFLEGALEAEADAICDGEDAYIIGVMEHIEPAGIHSGDSHAALPPFDLTADEIRQIEEHTRKIALAMNVIGLINVQFAVKNGIVYVIEANPRASRTVPFICKAYKEPYVNYATKLMLGTKKLKDFTFNPVKKGWAIKIPVFSFNKFPNVNKELGPEMKSTGEAIYFIDDLQDDFFQKIYSERNLYLSR